One Deltaproteobacteria bacterium genomic window carries:
- a CDS encoding sigma 54-interacting transcriptional regulator — translation MQTARTLGELRAAGYQVRGVRAEMRRNLLDRLNRRERILPGIIGFDDTVVPEIENAILAGHHMVFLGERGQAKSRIIRALTGLLDPLVPAVRGCEINDNPFDPICKECRRRLADQGDALEITWIGPDHRYAEKLATPDVSIADLIGEIDPIKVAEGRYLADEETIHYGLVPRTNRGIFAINELPDLTEKVQVGLFNLMEEKDVQIKGYKIRLPVDVVIVASANPEDYTNRGRIITPLKDRFDVQIRTHYPRTLDDEIAIMQQELPPLDRVERTLGMPAFMLEVIAQLTFEARACNEINQSSGVSVRVSINNYESVLSNAEKRALRVDEREIVPRLTDLHSMLASTSGKIELEYAGEDKKAEDLIDRLLNRAILKVFDKYLQIDKLKSISEYFEQGWGVEVSDSMPSADYLDALRAIPGLQEAVRTLGSVESPGFIAAAIELVLEGLHLHQKLNKDRDGGRYSYRA, via the coding sequence ATGCAGACAGCGCGGACTCTGGGGGAATTGCGAGCGGCGGGCTATCAGGTGCGGGGCGTGCGCGCGGAGATGCGACGCAACTTACTCGACCGTCTCAATCGCCGCGAGCGCATCTTGCCGGGCATCATCGGCTTCGACGATACGGTCGTGCCCGAGATCGAAAACGCCATCCTCGCCGGCCACCACATGGTGTTCCTGGGTGAACGCGGCCAGGCCAAGTCGCGCATCATTCGCGCCCTGACGGGGCTGCTCGATCCGCTCGTGCCGGCGGTGCGCGGTTGCGAGATCAACGACAACCCGTTCGATCCGATCTGCAAGGAGTGCCGCCGTCGTCTCGCCGATCAGGGCGACGCGCTCGAGATCACGTGGATCGGACCCGATCATCGCTATGCCGAGAAGCTGGCGACGCCCGACGTGTCGATCGCCGATCTCATCGGCGAGATTGACCCGATCAAGGTGGCCGAGGGTCGCTACCTCGCCGACGAGGAGACCATTCACTACGGCCTGGTGCCGCGCACCAACCGCGGCATCTTCGCCATCAATGAGCTGCCCGACCTCACCGAGAAGGTGCAGGTCGGATTGTTCAACCTGATGGAAGAGAAGGACGTCCAGATCAAAGGTTACAAGATCCGCCTTCCCGTCGACGTCGTGATCGTCGCCAGCGCCAACCCTGAGGACTACACCAACCGCGGCCGCATCATCACGCCCTTGAAGGATCGCTTCGACGTGCAGATTCGTACCCACTATCCGCGCACGCTCGACGACGAGATCGCCATCATGCAGCAGGAGCTGCCGCCGCTCGACCGCGTCGAGCGGACCCTCGGCATGCCGGCGTTCATGCTCGAAGTTATCGCGCAGCTCACCTTCGAGGCGCGGGCCTGCAACGAGATCAATCAAAGCTCCGGCGTCAGCGTGCGCGTGAGCATCAACAACTACGAGAGCGTGCTCAGCAATGCTGAGAAGCGCGCGTTGCGCGTCGACGAGCGCGAGATCGTGCCGCGCCTCACCGATCTGCACTCGATGCTCGCATCGACCTCGGGCAAGATCGAATTGGAGTACGCCGGCGAAGACAAGAAGGCTGAGGACCTGATTGATCGACTGCTCAACCGCGCCATCCTGAAAGTGTTCGACAAGTACCTGCAGATCGACAAGCTCAAGTCGATCAGCGAGTACTTCGAACAAGGATGGGGAGTCGAAGTATCCGACAGCATGCCATCAGCCGACTACCTCGATGCGCTGCGCGCGATTCCCGGCTTGCAGGAAGCCGTGCGCACGCTGGGCAGCGTCGAGAGTCCCGGCTTCATTGCGGCGGCCATTGAACTGGTCCTCGAAGGACTCCACCTCCATCAGAAACTCAACAAGGACCGCGACGGCGGCCGCTATTCGTATCGCGCGTGA